ACTAATTTGCCCTGAGGATATTTCAATTGCAAATGCAATCCTCTAAGCACTCCTTTTGATGATTTTGATTGGTTATCCTGAACAAAAGTTAAATCATAACCTGCCTTTTTAAAATCATTTTCATGATACGTTTCCATGAAGTATCCCCTATTGTCTTCAAAAACCTTAGGCTCAACAACAAACATACCCTCTATATCAGTTTTCCTAAATTTAAATTTTCCCATAATATCATCTGTCAGCCAAATCAAATAAGTATTGCCCATAATCTGTCTTTTTAAGCTCATTAGCTGTTTTTAATAGCTGCTTTTCATCAATATAACCCTTGAGGTATGCAATTTCTTCAAGACATGCAATATACAGACTTTGCCTTTTTTGAACAGTTTCAATGAAATTTGCCGCTTCAAGCAATCCTTCATGAGTTCCCGTATCCAGCCAAGCCATGCCCCGACCCAATAATTCCACTTTAAGCTTGCCACGTTTTAAATACTCTTCATTAACAGATGTAATTTCAACTTCACCCCTATCAGAAGGTTTAACATTTTTAGCTATATCAATAACATCATTATCATAAAAATATAGTCCGGGCACTATGTAATTCGATTTCGGTTTTTCTGGTTTTTCTTCAATTGACAGCACATTCCACTCATCATCAAATTCAACGACACCAAAAGCTTCTGGATTATTAGTATAATAACCAAATATTATTGCTCCTTCTCCAATATTGGTCGCCCTTTCAAGTATTTCAGTGAATCTATGGCCATGAAATATATTATCTCCTAAAATAAGCGCAACATTGTCATCACCAATGAAGTCCTCACCAATAACGAATGCTTCGGCAAGCCCATTAGGGTTTTCTTGAACCGCATACTCGAAGTTAATTCCAAGAGAAGATCCATCGCCCAACAAGTCCTTATACATTGGCAAGTCTCTAGGAGTTGAAATAATTAGAATATCTTTAATTCCTGAAAGCATTAAAACTGAAATTGGATAATAAATCATTGGTTTATCATATAGTGGCAATAATTGCTTAGAAACCGCTTTAGTAAT
This portion of the Methanobrevibacter sp. V74 genome encodes:
- the rfbA gene encoding glucose-1-phosphate thymidylyltransferase RfbA; this translates as MKGIVLAGGSGTRLYPITKAVSKQLLPLYDKPMIYYPISVLMLSGIKDILIISTPRDLPMYKDLLGDGSSLGINFEYAVQENPNGLAEAFVIGEDFIGDDNVALILGDNIFHGHRFTEILERATNIGEGAIIFGYYTNNPEAFGVVEFDDEWNVLSIEEKPEKPKSNYIVPGLYFYDNDVIDIAKNVKPSDRGEVEITSVNEEYLKRGKLKVELLGRGMAWLDTGTHEGLLEAANFIETVQKRQSLYIACLEEIAYLKGYIDEKQLLKTANELKKTDYGQYLFDLADR